The following proteins are encoded in a genomic region of Galbibacter sp. BG1:
- a CDS encoding efflux RND transporter permease subunit, whose translation MFSKFIKRPVLAIVISVVIVFTGLLAIKQLPISQFPQIAPTTVNIFIAYPGASADVLVKSTLIPLETSINGVQGMRYIASDATSAGEGTLRVIFEPGTDPNQAVVRVKTRVDRVMSLLPELVQREGVKITPVQPSMLMYVNLFSKKKDNDEKFLYNYAYTKIIPEIQRISGIASAKILGSRKYAMRVWLKPDRMRAYKVSAEEVLEAMKEQSIIARPGRLGRSSGKKAQSLEYVLTYKGRFNEAEDYKNVIIKANNDGEVLKLKDVADVELGSEFFDIYSNLDGHPSASIVLKQTFGSNGKDVIESVKDKLKELKEDLPPGVDYKISYDVSNFLDASIEQVLHTLRDAFILVAIVVFLFLGDLRSTLIPIIAVPVSLIGTFFILQLFGLSINLITLFALVLAIGIVVDDAIVVVEAVHVKMEEENLTPFKAAYAVLGEIGGAIIAITMVMVSVFIPITFMSGPVGVFYRQFSITMAAAIILSAVVALTLTPVLCAMILKNHHGKPRKKSLVDKFIDWFNNRFDRLTNRYVKLLKLIVNRRVVTFGVLAAFCVGIFLTNEVLPAGFIPSEDQGMIYAIIQTPPGATLERTNDVARKLQKICKETEGVQSVSSLAGYEIMTEGRGSNAGTCLINLKPWSEREHSVHEIMEELEEETKDLGAVIEYFEPPAVPGFGSSGGFSLRLLDKTSSTDYHEFEKVNHKFMDALRERPEITGLFTFFAANYPQYELVINNKAAMQKGVSIGKAMENLNVLIGSTYEQGFIKYGRFFKVYTQAAPEYRELPTDIQKLFVKNEEGEMVPYSAFMKMEKHLGPNEITRYNLYNSAAIRGLPAKGYTSGDAIKAIREVAEQTLPRGYDIGWEGLSYDESSRGNESIYIFAVVLIFVYLVLAAQYESFLLPLAVLLSLPIGIFGSFLMLKLMGLANDVYAQIGVIMLVGLLGKNAVLIVEFAVQRRGQGATILEAAIEGAKVRFRPILMTSFAFIAGLIPLVIATGAGAIGNKTIGGSAMGGMLVGTMIGVLVIPGLYFIFGKMADGRDLIKDEQNEPISEEFMRASERDSKMKAKLGKLNRLLKKLMKKG comes from the coding sequence ATGTTTAGTAAATTTATAAAAAGACCGGTATTGGCTATTGTCATTTCGGTAGTAATTGTGTTTACAGGTCTTTTAGCCATAAAACAATTACCCATATCTCAATTTCCTCAAATTGCCCCTACTACAGTAAACATATTTATAGCATATCCGGGAGCAAGTGCCGATGTATTGGTAAAATCTACGTTAATACCCTTAGAAACATCTATTAATGGGGTTCAGGGCATGCGCTATATTGCCTCCGATGCTACGAGTGCTGGGGAAGGAACCCTACGAGTTATTTTTGAACCCGGTACCGATCCCAATCAAGCGGTAGTACGTGTAAAAACCCGAGTGGATCGAGTTATGTCCTTGCTACCAGAACTGGTGCAAAGGGAGGGGGTTAAAATTACTCCGGTACAACCAAGTATGTTAATGTACGTGAATCTTTTTAGTAAGAAAAAGGATAACGACGAGAAATTTCTATATAATTATGCTTACACAAAAATAATTCCCGAAATACAACGTATATCTGGAATTGCAAGTGCTAAAATATTGGGTAGTCGTAAATATGCCATGCGTGTTTGGCTAAAACCAGATCGCATGCGGGCCTATAAAGTTTCTGCGGAAGAAGTGCTCGAAGCGATGAAAGAGCAAAGTATTATTGCCAGACCCGGTAGGTTAGGGCGAAGTTCGGGTAAGAAAGCTCAATCATTGGAGTATGTGCTTACCTATAAAGGTAGATTCAATGAAGCTGAAGACTATAAAAACGTAATTATTAAAGCTAATAACGATGGTGAGGTTTTAAAACTAAAAGACGTAGCAGATGTAGAGCTGGGAAGCGAATTTTTCGATATTTATTCCAATCTAGATGGGCATCCTTCGGCTTCTATTGTTTTAAAGCAAACCTTTGGTAGTAATGGTAAAGACGTTATTGAGTCGGTAAAAGATAAATTAAAAGAGTTAAAAGAAGATTTACCGCCGGGAGTAGATTATAAAATAAGTTACGATGTTTCCAACTTCTTGGATGCGTCTATCGAACAGGTGTTGCACACCTTACGAGATGCCTTTATTCTGGTAGCCATTGTAGTATTTTTATTCTTGGGAGATCTGCGTTCTACGCTTATCCCTATTATTGCAGTTCCGGTGTCGTTAATTGGGACGTTCTTTATTTTGCAGCTTTTTGGCTTATCAATTAATTTAATTACCCTTTTTGCCTTAGTACTCGCCATTGGTATCGTGGTAGATGATGCCATTGTGGTGGTAGAAGCTGTCCATGTAAAGATGGAAGAAGAGAATTTAACACCTTTTAAAGCTGCCTATGCGGTGTTGGGGGAAATTGGAGGCGCCATTATCGCAATTACCATGGTCATGGTTTCCGTATTTATCCCGATCACTTTTATGTCTGGTCCGGTTGGGGTTTTCTACCGTCAATTTTCCATTACCATGGCGGCGGCCATTATTCTTTCAGCAGTGGTGGCACTTACCCTTACCCCAGTTCTTTGTGCCATGATCTTGAAGAACCATCATGGGAAACCAAGAAAAAAATCGTTGGTAGATAAATTTATCGATTGGTTCAATAATCGCTTTGATAGGCTTACCAATAGGTATGTAAAATTGCTGAAACTAATCGTAAACAGAAGAGTAGTTACGTTTGGAGTGTTGGCGGCTTTCTGTGTAGGAATATTTTTAACCAATGAAGTGTTGCCCGCAGGATTCATTCCAAGTGAGGACCAAGGGATGATTTATGCCATTATCCAAACCCCTCCAGGAGCAACTTTAGAGCGCACCAACGATGTAGCCAGAAAACTTCAGAAAATCTGTAAGGAGACAGAAGGGGTGCAATCTGTTTCTTCATTGGCTGGTTACGAAATTATGACCGAAGGAAGGGGATCTAATGCGGGTACCTGTTTAATCAATTTAAAGCCTTGGTCCGAGCGTGAGCACAGTGTTCACGAAATAATGGAGGAATTAGAGGAAGAAACCAAAGACCTCGGTGCCGTGATCGAATATTTCGAGCCGCCAGCAGTACCTGGTTTTGGTTCTTCAGGAGGTTTTTCGTTGCGTTTGTTGGATAAAACCAGTTCCACGGATTATCATGAATTTGAAAAAGTGAATCATAAATTTATGGATGCGCTAAGAGAACGCCCAGAAATCACGGGATTGTTTACCTTTTTTGCAGCCAACTATCCACAGTATGAATTGGTAATTAACAATAAAGCTGCTATGCAAAAAGGGGTTTCAATAGGAAAAGCCATGGAGAACCTTAACGTTTTAATTGGTAGTACCTACGAACAAGGTTTTATTAAGTATGGCAGGTTCTTTAAGGTTTACACCCAGGCTGCTCCCGAATACAGGGAACTCCCGACAGATATACAAAAGTTGTTTGTAAAAAACGAAGAAGGTGAAATGGTTCCCTATTCTGCATTTATGAAGATGGAAAAACATTTGGGTCCTAATGAAATTACACGTTATAACCTCTATAACTCGGCTGCTATCCGTGGGCTTCCAGCAAAGGGATATACCAGTGGAGATGCCATAAAGGCCATACGAGAAGTGGCAGAGCAAACCTTGCCACGTGGTTATGATATTGGTTGGGAAGGACTCTCTTATGATGAATCCTCCAGAGGGAATGAGTCTATTTACATCTTTGCGGTTGTATTGATTTTTGTGTATCTCGTATTGGCGGCACAATATGAGAGCTTTTTACTTCCACTCGCTGTACTTCTTTCGTTGCCTATCGGGATCTTCGGGTCTTTCCTTATGCTGAAGCTAATGGGCTTGGCGAACGATGTATATGCCCAGATTGGGGTTATTATGTTAGTGGGACTCTTAGGAAAAAATGCTGTGCTTATTGTAGAGTTTGCTGTGCAAAGGCGTGGGCAAGGTGCCACCATTCTGGAAGCTGCCATAGAAGGGGCAAAAGTAAGGTTTAGACCTATATTAATGACATCTTTTGCGTTTATCGCTGGATTGATTCCTTTGGTTATCGCTACCGGTGCCGGTGCTATTGGTAATAAAACCATTGGTGGTTCTGCCATGGGGGGAATGCTAGTAGGAACCATGATAGGAGTATTGGTTATACCTGGTTTGTATTTTATTTTCGGTAAAATGGCAGACGGTCGGGATCTCATAAAAGATGAGCAAAATGAGCCTATTTCAGAAGAGTTTATGCGAGCTAGTGAAAGGGATAGTAAAATGAAAGCAAAGCTCGGCAAACTAAATAGACTCTTAAAAAAACTAATGAAAAAAGGCTAA
- a CDS encoding efflux RND transporter periplasmic adaptor subunit: MKKTLIIMSLFALISHTSCSTKKEKEQKEPKFLVTNPKIKDTIITEDYVCQIRSVRHIELRAQERGYLEKIYVDEGDKVKKGQLLFKIMPKLYQAELSKAKAEAHFAEIEYENTKKLADSGIVSPNELAMSKATLEKANAEVELSNVHLQFTEIRAPFDGLIDRFHVREGSLVEEGELFTSLSDNSEMWVYYNVPEAEYLDFKTNVSPDNPVKVSLLMANNQVFKHEGEVRTIEAEFNNETGNIPFRATFPNPESLLRHGETGSILMKVPFKNALMIPQKATFEVLDKKYVFVVDNNGLVHQKEIKIRAELPHLFIIDKGLSENDKVLLEGIRMVKNGEKIHYDFQKPEEVLAHLDLYAE, encoded by the coding sequence ATGAAGAAAACGCTTATAATTATGAGCTTGTTTGCCTTGATAAGTCATACAAGTTGTTCAACAAAAAAGGAAAAAGAGCAAAAAGAACCAAAGTTCTTGGTTACCAATCCTAAAATCAAGGATACTATTATAACAGAAGACTACGTTTGTCAAATCCGTTCGGTACGGCATATCGAGTTACGGGCACAGGAGCGTGGATATCTCGAGAAAATCTATGTTGATGAAGGGGATAAAGTAAAAAAAGGGCAATTGCTATTTAAAATTATGCCCAAACTTTATCAAGCTGAGCTTTCGAAGGCAAAAGCAGAAGCTCATTTTGCTGAAATCGAATACGAAAACACCAAAAAATTGGCCGATAGTGGAATTGTTTCCCCGAACGAATTGGCAATGTCTAAGGCTACCTTGGAAAAAGCCAATGCAGAAGTGGAGCTGTCTAATGTTCACCTTCAATTTACGGAGATAAGAGCCCCTTTCGACGGACTCATAGACCGTTTTCATGTGCGGGAAGGAAGTTTGGTCGAAGAAGGGGAGTTGTTTACCAGCCTTTCCGACAATAGCGAAATGTGGGTTTACTACAATGTTCCAGAAGCAGAATATCTAGACTTTAAAACTAATGTTAGTCCAGATAATCCAGTGAAAGTTAGTTTGTTAATGGCCAACAATCAAGTGTTCAAACATGAAGGCGAAGTAAGAACTATTGAAGCTGAGTTCAACAATGAAACTGGGAACATTCCATTTCGGGCTACTTTCCCAAACCCAGAAAGTCTACTTAGACATGGAGAAACTGGAAGTATTCTAATGAAAGTTCCATTTAAAAATGCTTTAATGATCCCACAAAAGGCAACTTTTGAGGTTTTGGATAAGAAGTACGTTTTTGTGGTAGACAATAATGGTTTAGTGCATCAAAAAGAAATCAAGATTAGAGCGGAGTTGCCACATTTGTTTATTATAGATAAAGGGCTTTCTGAAAATGATAAGGTGTTGCTTGAAGGAATTCGTATGGTGAAAAATGGCGAAAAGATTCACTACGACTTCCAAAAACCAGAGGAAGTATTGGCGCATTTAGACCTCTATGCCGAATAA
- a CDS encoding organic hydroperoxide resistance protein translates to MKALYKASATTTGGRAGHVKSDDGIIDMKLELPKELGGKGGEYTNPEQLFAAGYSACFGSALQHVAKQHKVDIGSDFDVKATVKIGEHPELEGFLLEVILDVTLPGVEEETGEKLINEAHEVCPYSRATQDNIDVTLNLMV, encoded by the coding sequence ATGAAAGCATTATACAAAGCGAGTGCGACAACCACTGGCGGAAGAGCAGGACATGTAAAAAGTGACGATGGAATTATAGATATGAAATTGGAACTTCCAAAAGAATTGGGAGGTAAAGGTGGTGAATACACAAATCCAGAACAGCTATTTGCTGCAGGTTATTCGGCCTGTTTTGGTAGTGCGCTTCAGCATGTTGCTAAACAGCATAAAGTAGATATTGGATCTGATTTTGATGTAAAAGCGACCGTTAAAATTGGGGAACATCCAGAACTTGAAGGTTTTCTGTTGGAAGTTATTTTAGATGTTACCTTACCCGGTGTAGAGGAAGAAACTGGAGAGAAGTTAATTAATGAAGCCCATGAGGTGTGTCCATATTCTAGGGCCACCCAAGATAATATTGATGTTACCTTAAACCTGATGGTATAA
- the meaB gene encoding methylmalonyl Co-A mutase-associated GTPase MeaB, with translation MSQKKINKDTLKNRDGVSNEEITNKAAIAKLKAKRKESTSAESLAKAIIQGDTIALSQAITLIESTNISHTEKANEILALCLPHANNSIRIGITGVPGVGKSTFIETLGSHIATKQNRLAVLAVDPSSSVTKGSILGDKTRMENLVNNQNVYIRPSAAGTSLGGVARKTRESIILCEACGFKTIFIETVGVGQSETAVHSMVDFFLLLKLAGAGDELQGIKRGIIELADAIVINKADGETIKTAEKAKVEFNRALHLYPPKQNGWIPKVMLASALENRGISNTWELIENYISEAKKSNYFIAKRTEQNKFWLHQTIEDQLKSNFYQNDTIKKELQQQLRLIEQNKTTPFAAAQHLLSLASTLL, from the coding sequence TTGTCTCAAAAGAAAATCAATAAAGACACATTAAAAAACAGGGATGGGGTTTCTAATGAGGAAATTACCAACAAGGCTGCGATTGCAAAATTAAAAGCTAAAAGAAAAGAGAGTACTTCGGCTGAATCTTTGGCAAAAGCTATTATTCAAGGAGATACTATTGCCTTGAGTCAAGCCATTACACTTATTGAAAGCACGAATATTTCGCATACTGAAAAAGCAAATGAAATTTTAGCACTCTGTCTCCCACACGCAAATAATTCCATACGCATAGGCATTACTGGAGTTCCTGGTGTGGGAAAAAGCACTTTTATAGAAACCTTGGGCAGCCATATTGCCACAAAGCAGAATAGATTGGCTGTTTTGGCGGTAGACCCTAGCAGTTCTGTAACCAAAGGAAGTATTCTGGGAGACAAAACGCGTATGGAAAACCTGGTGAATAACCAAAATGTATACATTCGCCCATCCGCAGCAGGAACCTCTTTAGGGGGAGTTGCTAGAAAGACCCGGGAAAGTATTATTTTATGTGAAGCCTGTGGTTTTAAAACAATTTTTATTGAAACTGTAGGGGTTGGCCAAAGCGAAACTGCGGTACATAGCATGGTAGATTTCTTTTTATTGCTGAAACTTGCCGGTGCAGGGGACGAACTGCAAGGAATAAAACGTGGGATTATAGAATTAGCCGATGCGATCGTAATAAATAAAGCGGATGGAGAAACGATTAAAACGGCAGAAAAAGCAAAAGTAGAGTTTAATAGGGCACTGCATTTATATCCACCAAAACAAAACGGATGGATCCCGAAAGTAATGCTAGCTTCAGCATTGGAGAATAGAGGAATTTCCAATACGTGGGAGCTCATAGAAAATTATATTTCTGAGGCTAAAAAATCCAATTATTTTATAGCAAAAAGGACAGAGCAAAATAAGTTTTGGCTGCACCAAACCATAGAAGACCAATTAAAATCCAATTTCTATCAAAACGATACCATAAAAAAAGAACTGCAGCAACAACTAAGACTTATAGAGCAAAATAAAACCACGCCATTCGCAGCAGCTCAACATTTGCTTAGTTTGGCGTCAACTTTATTATAA